The proteins below are encoded in one region of Clostridium estertheticum:
- a CDS encoding WecB/TagA/CpsF family glycosyltransferase, producing the protein MKTCNILGVNINVTNMKDTVKIIESNLEELKGNYICISNVHTTVMSYENEEYKKIQNEGFMALPDGKPLSILSKIKGFKEARRVTGPDLMGEIFEIPKEKGYTHYFYGSTQETLDFLKVKLLNRYPKIQIAGMYSPPFRVLSNKEDQTIVENINKTNADFLWVGIGAPKQEIWMSAHKDRVNSLMIGVGAGFDYHADKIKRAPRWMQQLSLEWVYRLLQDPKRLFSRYLNTNIKFIIYAFKVGLGGINK; encoded by the coding sequence ATGAAAACATGCAATATATTAGGCGTAAATATAAATGTTACTAACATGAAAGATACAGTTAAAATTATTGAAAGTAATCTTGAAGAATTAAAAGGTAATTACATTTGTATATCAAATGTACATACAACCGTTATGTCATATGAAAATGAAGAATATAAGAAAATTCAGAATGAAGGATTTATGGCATTACCTGACGGAAAGCCTTTGTCAATTTTAAGTAAGATAAAAGGATTTAAAGAAGCTCGAAGAGTTACTGGGCCTGATTTAATGGGTGAAATATTTGAAATACCTAAAGAAAAGGGATATACACATTATTTTTATGGAAGTACACAAGAAACGTTAGATTTTTTAAAAGTAAAGCTTTTAAATAGATACCCCAAAATACAAATTGCTGGGATGTATTCACCACCATTTAGAGTGTTATCTAATAAGGAAGATCAAACAATTGTAGAGAATATAAATAAAACAAATGCTGATTTTTTGTGGGTTGGTATTGGGGCTCCAAAACAGGAAATATGGATGTCTGCCCATAAAGATAGAGTGAATTCTTTAATGATAGGAGTTGGTGCCGGTTTTGATTATCATGCTGATAAGATTAAGAGAGCTCCTAGATGGATGCAGCAGCTAAGTTTAGAATGGGTTTATAGATTGCTTCAAGATCCTAAAAGGTTATTTTCAAGATATCTAAATACTAATATTAAATTTATTATATATGCGTTTAAAGTTGGATTGGGGGGGATAAATAAATGA
- a CDS encoding glycosyltransferase family 4 protein has translation MNQTNIGFIAVGGKQWMGGLYYVKNLINEMQLVDIKDRPNIFIFLTNSLVNEFSDIRENIKVKKIILEDDLLDKCINRVSLLFFKRKLNLILFRKHKLENYINKYDIKYIYPVLHPLYKKIGKAECVFWIPDFQHKYLPEYFSVREIKKRNKEYLKISKLPNKLIFSSEDARDDFLKFYSTSKNEIGIIHFTSLINESEETNLRDVFTRYKLPKEYLFIPNQFWKHKDHITAFKALDILNRIKKHNITFVCSGELKDYRNVEYIKLLTEFIEEKNLKENIVILGFVPKNDQIEIMKKCLAIIQPSLFEGWSTVVEDAKLFGKPIIISNLRVHIEQNPNKAVYFNKNSSLDLANKIDSNLDLFRGYLDNYSCKEPMTERIESAKEYANDFVNFING, from the coding sequence ATGAATCAAACTAATATTGGATTTATAGCGGTAGGTGGGAAACAATGGATGGGTGGATTATATTATGTAAAAAATTTAATTAATGAAATGCAGTTAGTTGATATTAAAGATAGACCTAATATTTTTATATTTTTAACAAATTCATTGGTAAATGAATTTTCAGATATTAGAGAAAATATAAAGGTTAAAAAAATAATATTAGAGGATGATTTATTAGATAAATGTATTAATAGGGTATCACTTTTGTTTTTCAAGAGAAAATTAAATTTAATACTATTTAGAAAACATAAACTTGAAAATTATATTAACAAGTATGATATTAAATATATTTATCCAGTTTTGCATCCATTATATAAAAAAATTGGGAAAGCGGAATGTGTGTTTTGGATTCCGGACTTTCAACATAAATATTTACCAGAATATTTTTCTGTGAGGGAAATTAAAAAAAGAAATAAAGAGTATTTAAAAATAAGTAAGTTACCTAATAAATTAATTTTTAGCAGTGAAGATGCACGAGATGATTTTTTAAAATTTTATTCAACTTCAAAAAACGAAATAGGGATTATTCATTTTACATCATTAATTAATGAAAGTGAAGAGACAAATCTGAGGGATGTTTTTACAAGATATAAACTCCCCAAAGAATATCTATTTATACCTAATCAGTTTTGGAAGCATAAAGATCATATTACCGCGTTTAAGGCATTAGATATACTTAATAGAATAAAAAAACATAATATTACTTTTGTTTGCAGTGGTGAATTGAAAGATTATAGAAATGTTGAATATATAAAATTATTGACTGAATTTATTGAAGAAAAAAATCTGAAAGAAAATATAGTAATACTTGGTTTTGTTCCAAAGAATGATCAAATTGAAATAATGAAAAAGTGTTTGGCAATTATTCAACCATCTTTATTTGAAGGGTGGAGTACAGTAGTAGAAGATGCAAAGCTATTTGGAAAACCAATTATAATCTCTAACCTTAGGGTTCATATTGAACAAAATCCTAATAAAGCAGTATATTTCAATAAAAATTCATCGTTAGACTTGGCTAATAAAATTGATAGTAATTTAGATTTATTTAGAGGCTATCTAGATAATTATTCTTGTAAGGAACCAATGACTGAGAGGATAGAATCTGCCAAAGAATATGCAAATGATTTTGTGAATTTCATAAACGGATAA
- a CDS encoding NAD-dependent epimerase/dehydratase family protein, producing MKTVLITGANGFVGNHMVKHFCEMQYKVYGIDRNDTNNEYIKESFYRMDLPDNELYNIVEYINPDVCIHCAGNASVNNSVTNPVDDFKSNINVTFQLLDAIRKSNKKCKVIFLSSAAVYGEPIKLPINENDKCNPISPYGFHKLICEKICEEHSKLYGMQIYILRIFSAYGMGMKKQVLWDMIQKFRNDEVVNLYGNGDESRDFVNIDDILNVVDIVLDKSINTFNIYNVATGKELSIKQLSNIIKKEMNSLKNVVFTGKENEGNPNNWRADISKIKKLGFNQSVILESGIKSILLNYEETVANESN from the coding sequence TTGAAGACTGTATTAATAACAGGAGCTAATGGATTTGTCGGTAATCACATGGTAAAACATTTCTGTGAAATGCAATATAAAGTTTATGGTATAGACAGAAATGATACAAACAATGAATATATAAAAGAGTCATTTTATAGGATGGATTTACCAGATAATGAACTTTATAATATTGTTGAGTATATAAATCCGGATGTATGTATTCATTGTGCGGGGAACGCAAGTGTTAACAATTCTGTTACTAATCCAGTAGATGATTTTAAATCTAATATAAATGTAACTTTTCAATTGTTAGATGCAATAAGAAAAAGTAATAAGAAATGTAAAGTGATTTTTCTTTCAAGTGCGGCTGTATATGGTGAACCTATTAAACTTCCAATTAACGAAAATGATAAATGCAACCCAATTTCGCCTTATGGATTTCACAAGCTAATATGTGAAAAAATATGTGAAGAACATAGTAAATTATATGGTATGCAAATTTATATTTTGAGAATTTTTTCTGCATACGGTATGGGGATGAAGAAGCAAGTTTTATGGGATATGATACAAAAATTTAGAAATGATGAAGTAGTTAATCTTTATGGAAATGGTGACGAGAGCAGGGATTTTGTTAATATCGATGATATTCTAAATGTTGTTGATATTGTTTTAGATAAATCAATTAATACTTTTAATATATATAATGTAGCAACAGGTAAAGAATTATCCATAAAACAATTAAGTAATATTATCAAAAAAGAGATGAATAGCTTGAAAAATGTTGTCTTCACAGGAAAAGAAAATGAAGGGAATCCTAATAACTGGAGAGCAGATATATCTAAAATTAAAAAATTAGGATTTAACCAATCGGTGATTCTTGAAAGTGGAATTAAGAGCATCTTGCTAAATTATGAGGAGACCGTAGCTAATGAATCAAACTAA